The following DNA comes from Henckelia pumila isolate YLH828 unplaced genomic scaffold, ASM3356847v2 CTG_461:::fragment_3, whole genome shotgun sequence.
GGATCATCATAATTCGTCCCGAACTTCTCTGCATTGCTTATGTTGTCTTTGCCCGTTTAAATGTAATCACCATTTGCTAACGAACTAATTTTTTTCTGCATTAGAAATTTCGggtataaagtttttttttctaagtataagtaattttagttttatttcaaGTTTGAATCTCAATTACGTTTCTTAATTTTATCCCCCACCATCTTCGAATTATTTAAGtagattaaaataaaaattcagacTGAGAACTTTAAAGTTCAAAGCAAGCTGGTGTCTTTTATGGCAAATTCTATTTTACCTCGGAGTAACACTCACAATGTAATTTACACAAAATGTTCATATCAACATCtgatttaaaagaaaaaaatattgatagatttcacattatttttttttataaaaaatgtttgtaaaactattatttatttttactcttAGAGTACGAGAACATTAgcattttggtcctgtatgttggcttctttttggttttggtcctgtatgttggcttgttttggaaaagatcctgtaattcgatttttttttggatttagtcCTATATGTTGGCTTATTTTGGTTTTAGTCCTATAAGTTGgtttgttttttggttttcgtcatgtatgttatcatgttttgaaatttagaagttgatctctaattatttttgtaataaatattttttattctttcatgttttatctgcttattggtttgagataattacaactaactaataaaaaaataattttttacgcttaaacttttttaaatctaaataatttaataaaatctaaaatatgttaatttaatgtattaaatgtaacatacttttgttcttttaaaaattaacaaacaaACATTCATTTATATCGTTCTCAACTTTAAgttcgatttttttatttatttgacacTAAGTGTTCGCCCACTTAGCACCTATTAATGATCATATAAATAAGTTCCAAcctaaattaataaaattaactaaaaaactaaaaatatatttaaaacatacttttgttttttttaaaagtaacactctaatatatttttttatcgttctCAACTATGGTTGACTTTTTTTGTTCCGCTTTTCTCGAAAGCAGAGCTTTTTAGGTATGTTTCACTTTTATCACGCTTAATCGCCGCTTAAGTgtgctttttagaacactgcaaaTAAGCAAAATTTTGCTGCTCCCTCCAGTTTTGGCGACGgaggaaaaatacaaaaaaaaaaaaccaagttaTTGTACCTTTTAgaacataattattattttaaaaaataattagaaagtcaacatctaaattttaaacctaatttatttaattataaaatcataaaaaaatacttATTATAAAAGCTTAAGCGGTGAAGTTGGAAAGTCAActtctaaattctaaatttaatttattattttcaaataaaaaacataggCGCTTATTCTAACTTAATTACCGAGCTTAATTTGGTCAAAACCGTATATTTTCcatgaccaaaataaaaaaataagtcAACTAATATgaccaaatccaaaaaaaatccaaattcctGTGcttttttcaaaacataactttgTATAGgactaaaatcaaaaattaagtcaacttataggaccaaaaccaaaacaatctatTTTAGGGATCATCATAATTCGTCCCGAACTTCTCTGCATTGCTTATGTTGTCTTTGCCCGTTTAAATGTAATCACCATTTGCTAACGAACTAATTTTTTTCTGCATTAGAAATTTCGggtataaagtttttttttctaagtataagtaattttagttttatttcaaGTTTGAATCTCAATTACGTTTCTTAATTTTATCCCCCACCATCTTCGAATTATTTAAGtagattaaaataaaaattcagacTGAGAACTTTAAAGTTCAAAGCAAGCTGGTGTCTTTTATGGCAAATTCTATTTTACCTCGGAGTAACACTCACAATGTAATTTACACAAAATGTTCATATCAACATCtgatttaaaagaaaaaaatattgatagatttcacattatttttttttataaaaaatgtttgtaaaactattatttatttttactcttAGAGTACGAGAACATTAgcattttggtcctgtatgttggcttctttttggttttggtcctgtatgttggcttgttttggaaaagatcctgtaattcgatttttttttggatttagtcCTATATGTTGGCTTATTTTGGTTTTAGTCCTATAAGTTGgtttgttttttggttttcgtcatgtatgttatcatgttttgaaatttagaagttgatctctaattatttttgtaataaatattttttattctttcatgttttatctgcttattggtttgagataattacaactaactaataaaaaaataattttttacgcttaaacttttttaaatctaaataatttaataaaatctaaaatatgttaatttaatgtattaaatgtaacatacttttgttcttttaaaaattaacaaacaaACATTCATTTATATCGTTCTCAACTTTAAgttcgatttttttatttatttgacacTAAGTGTTCGTCCACTTAGCACCTATTAATGATCATATAAATAAGTTCCAAcctaaattaataaaattaactaaaaaactaaaaatatatttaaaacatacttttgttttttttaaaagtaacactctaatatatttttttatcgttctCAACTATGGTTGACTTTTTTTGTTCCGCTTTTCTCGAAAGCAGAGCTTTTTAGGTATGTTTCACTTTTATCACGCTTAATCGCCGCTTAAGCgtgctttttagaacactgcaaaTAAGCAAAATTTTGCTGCTCCCTCCAGTTTTGGCGACGgaggaaaaatacaaaaaaaaaaaaccaagttaTTGTACCTTTTAgaacataattattattttaaaaaataattagaaagtcaacatctaaattttaaacctaatttatttaattataaaatcataaaaaaatacttATTATAAAAGCTTAAGCGGTGAAGTTGGAAAGTCAActtctaaattctaaatttaatttattattttcaaataaaaaacataggCGCTTATTCTAACTTAATTACCGAGCTTAATTTGGTCAAAACCGTATATTTTCcatgaccaaaataaaaaaataagtcAACTAATATgaccaaatccaaaaaaaatccaaattcctGTGcttttttcaaaacataactttgTATAGgactaaaatcaaaaattaagtcaacttataggaccaaaaccaaaacaatcaacatgtaggactaaatccaaaataaaaacaaaattacaagatcttttccaaaacaagccaatatacaggaccaaaaccaaaataaagCCAACATACAGAactaaaatgctaatttttcCCTCCGAGTATCCTTGACAAAGCCGTCTTTTTaattactaataataataattattattatattagctACACTCTCTAGAAGTCAAAAGACTCTATAACTTCTTATGGTTAGGGATTTTGCAGCTATGGCGTCTGCATTCATTATGTTTGATAAATTCAAAAGCCACCAAATCACGAGTACTTTGGTAAGTAAGTAAGATCAAAACACACGTAAAACTCATTTATACTCATAAAGTTCTTTCATTTTCGAAGCCAACTGAAAATTTTTGACAATATAAAATGATTATGAAATaaatgattaattttttttaaaaattcacaaACCATATCAAAAATTTTCTAGTGTGGAACATAAaggaaaatttgtaaaatatatccggtcaaatttttttttttagaaaatgacATCCTcaaatgtatattttttttgagaaaaaaattataatataattgagGACGTcattttcctaaaaaaaaagttgaccgaagttaaaaaaaaatttaccccTAAACACAAATTATCATATCACTAACTTAACTATGGGCTTACATTATGATGCACATGAAATTTTTACTCTAGTGCATCATATTTTTTTGGATCTTTTTGTTGGGAGTGGACACATGATCCAACGGTTATGATGTACCTAAAATAAACCTCGTGCAGCATTACCCCATAGATGCAATCTGAAGATCATTGGTTGCACTCGTTCTCTCAATTTTGTCTATTTTTTAATATACGAGCTTCTAAatttacaataacagttatttttttaaataatttactataTCGTTCTCTAATccgataaaaaaattattttgactaTCTTCACTTAAATTTCTTGACTCCGTCCCTTGTCAGAGCGACAAAGTTTGTTAATCCAACATAATAACAATGTGTTAGGACCAACAACCAAATGTTTCTTCAACATATCGAGCGTACAAATCAGGGAGCTAGACAAGGAATGGGCTGTGGGCATGCATTGCCCGAATCCGTCTCATAAATTTgttttaaaacaaattttttttacggCAAACTTGTAAACCTtttattaagataaatttgttttaaaacatttaattatacaaaagtacaaaaaaaaaaaacaaaaaacgaaAAATATTAATCGGAAGAGAATGGGAAATTTTTGTTATAAATGGGGTTGGGTTCATACATAGGTGGACCAGAAGCGTAATTTGACATATTTTCATCGAATCGAACCGAACTTTCGTGTTAATTTTTGCACACCTAATGGTTCCAATCATATATAAACTCTAATGTATAAACTACTTACAATACATACAGAAagtatatatatgttaaatCGCACAACGCACCGTGCATTATTTGAAACGACAAATTAAGATATTGATATTGTAGAAGGAATTCCCAGGCAATTTCCCACACCGAAGTAGGTAATATTGGTGACCACACTCAATAACCAACCCATTAATATATGGATAAGTAGATACAAATACCTAAAAATAGTAGATAAAACTTTATTGCAAcatcttctttattttttttatcttacaTTTCATTACCATGTAATCGATTAAATTCTTACATGTCTTTTAATAATCGAAATGACGCAAGAATAACAAACTGTAGCTAGTATGGAATACGTCGAGAATTGCTAAATCAAAAGGCAAGACATTTGGCATATATGGGGATATATATCAAGCGtagaattaattttataatCGACAATAATTGAACAAAGTGTGGAGTTAAGTGAATGATTGCATTGAGGCTTATGCAACTTGACTGATGATTATGCCAATGCCCATCATTTTTTCAGTTTAAAGAAACGGAAAATGGGAGACTTTAAATTGGTGGAGAATATATTCAACTTCCCATATAATGCATAAGATATGTATTACTTTATGGGGTCTATGGCTTGGGCAGAAAAAGTGGCCAATCAACTGAAAAATGAGACTCACGATTCACAATTTCCCCCACTTTAAAGTGCTCCTACTTGGATTTTCACTTGCCATAAAGTGGATCCAAATTATGTTTTCGGAATGAGTCATTTCATATTGGGCGGAATTACTTTATAATGCAGAAGAAATGCTAAGTGTGttgatttataaataatatccttttttaagaaaaataatatcCAATTTCATACCATTAATGATGGCaggttgtattttaaatttaaataaataatgaaaaattGACTTACAAAAATGAAAAGCTAGACCATGTAACACGTTTGAAGAGACATATAATGCCAATTTGGCTTTCCGACCATTACCATTATCACACGGGGGGGCGCACACGTTGTTCGCAATTTGAACATGCTAATAGCAACCAAATCACTCTACCTTAACTTCTACATACATaaatatatacaatatatatgtatataaaataaagaAAGTAACATAATTAATTGATTGCAAGAAAGTTTGACTTAAATTTGTGTCAGATTATATATTTCCAAATTTCCACACCCAACCATCTCAATTAATGACCGAAAGTCTAAAGTAGAATACCATAGGTATCTATAATGTGTCACAAAATTTTTacccaaaaaaaattgaaaatgtaatatgtagatatatatatatatatatatatatatatatatatatatatatgtgtgtgtgtgtgtgtgtgtgtgtgtaacaCAAACACACACAAAGAGGTTGATTGAGGAGTCAGTATATCTACCATTTTGTGATGTAGGGTGGTTAGGCTATTGAATAATTGAATTTGGAAAAACGAGGCATAGTTGTGTCATGTGTGAAAGagggaagaaaaaaaaaaaggtcaaGTCCCGTTCTTCGATATTAATTAggttcgaaaaataaaaaatataatggcATGAATTCTTGAATGAATGGAATAATAAAACTATAAGACATCGTTTGGTTTGAGCTatgatataagtaatatatagatatatagtataatgtaataaaaaataaataagaaattatagttaaaattgtattggatttgattgatagattatgattcatttgatttgattgattaaattttatataaaaatgttaaatgactattttgtctttttaataataaataaaataaaaattatattatttataagagataatatagtaatttgaattcaatgatttgattgatatgagataaataattaatgatttgattgatgcaaaataaataattaatatatagataaataatatgataagAAGAACGTGAGATTAGATTAGAtgcgttatatatatattaataatatcgTGAAAAGAACGGTGCCTAAAAATACAGGAAATGGGATACGATGCAAAATGTGGTGTTTTGAATACAATCAACATAAACATACAatttactaaaaaaaataaaaataaacatacaaTAAAATATATCCAAATGAATAGTAGATTCTTTAtcctcaaaaataataaaaaataaaaataaaaaagaagaagattCTCTAATCtttatatatacacataaatGAGAAATATCCACATCCGCGACAATTTACAACTTAATCTCCACCGTGAAAATAATCAATGGACCAAATCAATCGGGGCCCAGGCGAAAAAAACAACTAGAAAAACCCCTCCACCAAGAAACATTAccccattattattattattattattattattattattattattattattattattatttgtattCATCAAAGGACGGCTTGACCTAACACTTTGATTCCAATAACGAAAGGCACCTGGCTTTGCTGTGTCCAATTACGATTTGACACGTTCCACTTTCTAGAAACGACGTCGTCTACCGCCGGGCACACACGGCCGCCGCCAAACTGGAAGAACTCTCCATAAGTCAACGTTCTAAATATAGCATTCATTTccttctaaataaataaataaatattagcaTTCATCAACCACGGTTCGATTCCTGCCTCAACCCCCAAAAAATCACTTCTTCATCCTCATTCCAAATCCATCTCAAATTGGCAAAATCTTTTCCAAATTATAATTCAAACTAACTAATAATACCACACCCAATTTTCAAATTACTAAATCACTTCatgttatctttatttttggttctcacatttatttaaaaaatttatctcCTCAACCCATGGAGCGTAATACCTGCACTTATTTCACGGCTACATCAAATGTACAACTCGAAAACAATCGCAATTAGGCGAAAATATAATAACACAGATAATTTCCTTTCATttctagaatacatgaacacAGCAGCCTAAAGGCACAAACTACACATTTACAGTTTTGTCCATTGACCGTAAGTAAACTAAGAGGCCAAAATTATAGAACAAAATCCCATAATCTACAACCACACCGTAAGGCCTAAAAAGATGTATGTGGATTTCACAGACCAAACACTTGAATATGCTattttatgttatatatataatatcaaacttagtaattgtttttattatttctaCATACTTGGCTCCTGCCCAACAATATTTCACAttctataatttttatattgccTCTATTTACAATGTGGCACCCCCTAGATTGaaaggagaagaagaagaggagctAAATCAGCCACAGAGTGAGGTTTTGGGCTATCCTTTTTCTTCctttccttctttttttttttctttttttttttaattggtgATGGGGAGAAGGCCAATTTCAGTTTGTAAAGGGGCTATACGGGAATTTCATATTTCAACCAGAAGTCCTCCCATTGGGGCTCTATGGGGAATTCCCTTTCTTCGCTTGGCGGTTCGGTAACTAGCAGACGTAGGAGGCGGCGTCGATGGGACAAAGCTGGGAGGCTTGTTGGTGCTCCGGCCGTGGACGCGGCTGCTGCTGCTGCTTTGGGAGTCATCTGAATCCTCCGCCGCCGCCAGACGTGGCCTTCTCTTCTCCGGTGACAGCTTATTCTTTTGGATACCGACATTTGTCGATGTCCCAACAATCTGAGGAAATAAATATAATGAAAAACCGAGTGAGTGAAGACACCAAATCGCCAAGAATCTGCAAAACTCACGATTAAAATGCAAGAGTTTAGGGGTCGGTGTAGAGTAAAAGAAATGGTGGGATTATCTGTACCTTGCAACCGAGCGAGCAGAATCTGAAGGAATCGAGAAGGCTACGCTCGCAGACTTCGCAGGTGTTGGTGACGCCTTTCCCAGGCCTAGGCTGTGGCCTCTCATTCAAGAAAACTACCTTAGCACTGTTGATTATGTATGTCTGAACAGAGCTGATGTCAAGAAACTTTTGGATTTCAGACACCCTGATAACATCGTGGTATGATGACCTCCTTATCTGATGAGAGCAAAAAAAGATAAATAAGTTCAAAATTACAAAACCCCTGAATTCTAACATCCAATTAGGCAATGCAATGTGAATGGGAAATGCGATACAAGGTAGACATTTCACAACTTTATCTCAGTTTGCAGGTCAACGCTATAAAAAGATGAAGGAATCTCGAAAAAAGAAGGGTAGCAATAGCATTGATAAGACCAAAACCAAATCTTCAAGAAACACATGAAACAGGGGAAACCACAAAGGGGCGGAAATGGCAGAAATCCACAGCCTGAAAACATTGAAAAAGGTGAATGAATTTTGAAACAAGAAATTATACCTGAATAGCGCGATGGTCCTTGTGGTAAGCCAAACAGAGTGAACAGAGAGGACCATTCATACAGTCCAAACAGTACATATTGCATTCACTCTTGTGTGAATCAACGTGAAATTTGCATTGAACAAAGAATTGCTCCTTCAACAGAGGCTTCAGCCATGGCGGCCACCTGTTGTCCTCTTCATCGGGTCCTCCAGCTCCCtgaaaaaaaacccaaaaacccGCCATTCAAGAAacgaaaaaaacaaaaagagaGAAAGAAACCCACAAAAGAAAACAACCCCAAATGAACATATCAATCAACAGCTCATGAAATTACCATTACCATGATTCTCCTATTCTTGGGCTTGATTTCACGGACACCCGTTTCTTGATTATCGATCGCCAGCTTGAATGATTCGGCAATACACTGAGTGCTGAACACAACAGACTTGTCCTCTCCTCGCACTATTTAGAGAAAAAAGTGTTGTGTGCGTGTGTTTTTCTACAATGGAGTAAAGGTCTTTTCTTGGAGAGAAAAGAAAAGGTGGCTGTGGGATGGAAAGTTTTTGTGTAGAAGTGGAGGCGAGGCGGTGAGAGAGAAACATAGAGGGGATGCATCGTTCTTATCCTCTCGTAGTCTCATATACACATAAGCTGTGTCCGAACCTAAACCCGAGGCTGAACCTGTAGATACGTTGGATGCAAGGAACTGACCTCCTTCTTTCCTTTTATTTTAAtgtcattattatatatttttattttatatatatatattctctcTAATTTTactttatattatatgtatctCTCATTGCCTTTCCTTTTCATGTGTAACATATTCTTGCTTTGGTCTTATCAATTAGAGCATACGAGTTCTTTTATTGGGTAAAGATACATGATATGTATTAATTGTTGATGCCTCGTGTACATAAACTAAGTCGCGTTTGGATGTCATGTCTAACGTTTTTTTACTTTCGAGATTCAATTATAAAAAACTAGTGTTTAATGTTAGTTTCATGTCTTAATACAGTCCAAATTCACAAGCTCGTTGATTGTGATAAATCGAAGAGGATTAGTCTAAATCTTGGCCATACCTTCTTGTACATATAATTTAGTGACAATGTAACCTGTCTTCGAGAATATGATAAAGCATGATCATTACGAATTAGGTAgaattattgtgtgttttttattaaattaggAAATTTTTAATCGTGGAGAGAACCAACCAACCAATAAATATGGGATAGTTCAATTTGATGTTGTTAATTAGATAGTGAAATTTATTTCCTTTAACAGtgtatatataacttaaaagtgAAGAAAAGAAGATGAATTCAAAATATCCCTTTTTTGCAGTATCGTGAAGgcagtaataaaaaaataataatcatataacaaataaataaactccTTGATTCGTATTCTCTATGCTATATTTTGATAAACTACAAttcatataataattattttacggattagcatttttttaaataataatcatGACACAGTAATGCATCATCATCCCATTTTTAGTATAATTTACACTCATCTTAACATTATCCTATCTTGTGAAAAAATGTAAAATTTATTAATCTTATGAGAATTTGTTTTAtccatttaattcaatttcaaaacatCAAATTGTCTCGTACTgagcaataatttaaatttgttctATACGTAACAccgtaatttaatttaattttataaaattaatttggaaCAGTTATCCTTCTTTCTTTcgttttttataaatttttttttgggagcaatttcaaataaatttttaataaaattcatattcatacccaaaaaaaaacattatctTTTTATATGAGAAAGTGATTGGATTGGTCAAGATACCCCATCTTCGGGATGTGGTGCTGTTTAATTGATGCGCATCTTTTAATACCGTGAGGTTTAACTTGATTAAcctattaaaaattatatgtattacaaaaataaattttatcttttttcaaattttgatttaatttaataaaaatgtaGTCGAAACTTAAAAGCTGAACAAAAACAACCAATGTCACACATGACAGCATATGATCAGGTTCGAAATTTTAATGTCTACACTAAGTCCACACAATTCGTTATTCCCttttacaaaaatataaaatcgactatttaaaaaaaaaataaaagaagaagaataagaaGAAGATAAATTTGATACAAAACGAAATTAATTCACCTTTCTCATTAATTTTTCCATCAAATTATGTTTGTATTTATCGGCAATGCACtatatttgttttcttttcttgctctttttttttttgggtattaCCATCGCATTATATTTCTTGGTTATGGGAAGGACAAGAATCCATGTAATCTTGATGTGGAAATCTACTTTTGCAAAAGTCccaaatttttttgtatttttgctGCAAAATGATACGTTATCAGCatttttattccgcaatttaTTATGGTTTCGTTTAATgacaataaattaattaaattcgtgaaaataattgatcagtttattttcaaatacatatgTTTTAGTCAGAAAAACTCCAAAAGAGATTGTAGACTAGGGTTAAATGAATCGAATCGAGTagcatataaatttttaaattcgaAAAATTTGAATATGTCTGTGGactattcaaattttaaactattatttaaaaaagaaatattcaaaacactcaaaatatattttttaaaatttataattgtgatATCTTTtcctatatataaagaatttttCTCTACAACATCTTTTGTTTTACCAAAAttgtcatttatttattttttttaaatttcaatattttaaattgcattttagtctctcgataatttttataattgtaATTTAGTCATTCGATAACTTTTATATcacattaataaaaaaataatatacaagtaCGTATCGCGTGCATCAATATACTAATattaataaaacattaaaattcttgatttaaaaaaaaataggctAAAATTATCTTCAAAACAAGTTCAACTATTTTTGAGTCTGACTCAAGTTTGATAATTTCGAGTCTAAGACTCTAAATTACATATATTTTTAGTATGATCCATGGGTTTACACTTTACACTCCTAATGTGAAATTTCAAAGGTCTTATGATTTTCGGTTTATATTACTAGAAAAAATGACAAGATGATTATAGTTATTTTgtgttgaaaatttatatttgaaatcaTTTCATGTAAgcgaaaacttaaataattaaataaattttaataaatttaaaaatatttatagtaCAATGCACCAGAGTTTCCGCCCTTATGCTATGAAATTAGAAACACCCAAATTTCATTTATCACTTCATGCTGTTTATTTTCAGAATAATCTCTGTAAAGAATACACTCATCATGAAATAATTGGGAAAAAAAAGTATCAGTGGAAATTTCCATTGGATACAAAATCTTGTAGAAGATAATAGATATATACTTACCCCAATATAGGGCACTGATATTTCTAGATCCATATATTTATGGTAAGTGATAGCATGCTGAATGCAGTGTTAAAAAAAGCGAAAATTATTAAGATATGTTCGATGTGGATGACTGAATGTAAAttattcaaatttaatataatgaaaattaatatttttttatgatttgagttaaattacttaaataaaatatttatttcataaaattgaTCACTAGATTGTCTCTAGAACTTTatgaacaaaaaaataaaatacaattaaTCGGGCATATCCACAatactataaataattttttttttttttaaaaaaaaaggaaaatgaaCATACATTAATTTTAGGTTAGTTTGGTTGGAGTCATGACTCATGAATATGATCCGACcttttattttcgaaaaataaattacaaatatttttgTGCAACCGCAGTTGTACTAAGTAAACTCTACTTCacattgttttaaattttattcaaaaccatataaaaatttcGTTCTGTCGTCCAAGAATTTCCCGattcttatattttaattaaccaGTGCttgttattaattaattaaataaaaattcaatggGAAAAAAAGGCACTGATCTTAATGCACACAGTAATAAATAAAGTCACGTTGTATAATTGCGTGCTCGAATTGAGTATCTTtctgaattaattaattagtcgCTAGTGAAAATATGGCAGATGGCTACATGTCGATTGTCGACGCACGATTTATTCTCATACATGTCCTCGGGCAACGCGTAATTTATTATTCATACCTGACGCATACACCCACGTgttaaatttatggtaaaaacttGAAATTATATAAAATGACGATATTAGTTAAATAGTACTCCTACCATAAATGATCTTTTTTTCAGACAACAGAATTTATAACCTAAGGTCATTTGAGAAAATACTTGGATGGAGTATGAAATCTACCAAAATGACTTATAAATAATCAGTCGTGGATTTGAAATATGTTGTTGAATGGATTTCATTTACCGAACCAAACTTATTGTCGTCAGAAAATTGATATTATGCATTTGGAAGAAATCTGAGTAATTCGTGAAGTTCGGGTGAATGGTTATTAATCAAATGAATCAAACGAGCTAACTTTGTGGGCTGTTAGAAACATCACAAAGCAAAATTGAGTAACGTCATAGTTTTTTGGCGAAGACACTCTTACGTACAAGTTAGTAGTTATTTAGTAAATAAATCTAGAGATGTAGATCATAAGACTATAGAGAGTGTACCCTAAATATGGGAAGACAACTCGAGTTGTTTATAGATGACTGAACGTTTCCTTGCGTTTGAGTCACTTATgagattttaagatttta
Coding sequences within:
- the LOC140871525 gene encoding protein RGF1 INDUCIBLE TRANSCRIPTION FACTOR 1-like, with amino-acid sequence MGAGGPDEEDNRWPPWLKPLLKEQFFVQCKFHVDSHKSECNMYCLDCMNGPLCSLCLAYHKDHRAIQIRRSSYHDVIRVSEIQKFLDISSVQTYIINSAKVVFLNERPQPRPGKGVTNTCEVCERSLLDSFRFCSLGCKIVGTSTNVGIQKNKLSPEKRRPRLAAAEDSDDSQSSSSSRVHGRSTNKPPSFVPSTPPPTSASYRTAKRRKGIPHRAPMGGLLVEI